The stretch of DNA GCTGATCAGCCGTTCGCTGTGGCTGTTCCACTCGATCAAGCTGGTCGGCGCAGTATATCTGGTTTATTTGGGCATCAAGATGCTCCGCGCGCAGCCGGCGCAGCAGCAAGCGCAGGCCACGGCAGCATCGCTATCCGACTGGGATGCGCTACGCACCGGTTTCCTGACCAATGTGCTGAATCCCAAGACCACCATTTTCATCGTCAGCCTGTTCATGCAGGCGGTGCGACCGGACACGCCGCTACCGATACAAATCGGCTACGGCGCCTTCATCGCGCTGGCCCACATGGCTTGGTTCAGTCTGGT from Duganella dendranthematis encodes:
- a CDS encoding LysE family transporter, with translation MSEMIVVVTITLLAVISPGPDFAMVTRNSLMLTRRAGVLTALGIGLGVTVHVSYTLLGIGLLISRSLWLFHSIKLVGAVYLVYLGIKMLRAQPAQQQAQATAASLSDWDALRTGFLTNVLNPKTTIFIVSLFMQAVRPDTPLPIQIGYGAFIALAHMAWFSLVALCFSADTVRARLLAARRRIDQTFGCLLVGFGALLAISSSK